The Xenopus tropicalis strain Nigerian chromosome 7, UCB_Xtro_10.0, whole genome shotgun sequence genome includes a region encoding these proteins:
- the rhobtb1 gene encoding rho-related BTB domain-containing protein 1: MDTDMDYERPNVETIKCVVVGDNAVGKTRLICARACNTTLTQYQLLATHVPTVWAIDQYRVCQEVLERSRDVVDEVSVSLRLWDTFGDHHKDRRFAYGRSDVVVLCFSIANPNSLNHVKTMWAQEIKHFCPRTPVILVGCQLDLRYADLEAVNRARRPLARPIKRGDILPPEKGREVAKELGIPYYETSVFDQFGIKDVFDNAIRAALISRRHLQFWKSHLKKVQRPLLQAPFLPPKAPPPVIKIPETPSASMNDAGDLLDNPLCSDVLFVLQDQKKIFAHKIYLATSSSKFYDLFLMEHEESRHSADRYCKKLNKDLLMRTLSLDTDEDGDVATLKPANACLRTSRSDDTLLTTDLSEDGCVSLSSWSKGFHSMYQELTVNPVSNRPCPMTVIRMDSSIQYGPFKTVLRFLYTGQLDENEKGLMRVAQIAEILEVFDLRMMVENITNKEAFMNQEITKAFHVRKANRIKECLSKATFSDVTFKLDDGSISAHKPLLICSCEWMSAMFGGSFIESASNEVVLPNVSKASMQAILDYLYTKQLAGTSEMDPLELIAVANRMCLPHLVALTEHHAVQELTKAAVSGTDIDYEVLTYLELAQFHNAHQLAAWCLHHVCTNYNSVCAKFRKEIKAKSPENQEYFERQRWPPVWYLKEEDHYQRVKKEREKEDHALHKHRSKRKWCFWNSSSAAFA, translated from the exons ATGGACACTGACATGGATTACGAAAGGCCCAACGTTGAAACCATAAAGTGCGTTGTGGTTGGAGATAACGCAGTAGGGAAGACTCGTCTCATCTGTGCGAGAGCATGTAATACCACCTTAACTCAGTACCAGCTGCTGGCCACTCACGTACCTACAGTATGGGCAATAGACCAATATCGAGTCTGCCAGGAG gtGCTCGAACGTTCTCGGGATGTCGTGGACGAAGTGAGTGTCTCTCTTAGACTGTGGGACACCTTCGGCGATCACCACAAGGACAGGCGCTTTGCTTACGGAAG GTCGGACGTCGTGGTTCTGTGTTTTTCAATCGCCAACCCGAACTCCTTGAACCATGTGAAAACCATGTGGGCTCAGGAAATCAAGCATTTCTGTCCCCGTACGCCAGTCATTCTGGTGGGGTGCCAGCTGGACTTGCGATACGCCGACCTCGAGGCAGTCAATCGAGCAAGGCGGCCATTAGCCAG GCCAATAAAAAGAGGCGATATTTTGCCCCCAGAAAAAGGTCGGGAAGTGGCCAAAGAACTCGGGATACCCTACTATGAAACAAGCGTCTTTGACCAGTTTGGCATTAAGGATGTGTTCGATAATGCCATCAGGGCAGCGTTAATTTCAAGGCGGCACCTCCAGTTTTGGAAGTCTCACCTGAAAAAAGTTCAGAGACCCTTACTGCAAGCTCCGTTCCTTCCTCCTAAAGCACCGCCGCCAGTCATTAAAATCCCTGAGACCCCTTCAGCCAGTATGAACGATGCCGGCGACTTGCTGGACAACCCTTTGTGTTCCGATGTCTTATTTGTCCTTCAGGACCAAAAAAAGATCTTTGCTCATAAAATTTACCTTGCTACCTCCTCTTCGAAGTTCTACGATCTCTTTTTAATGGAACATGAAGAGTCCCGCCATTCCGCCGACAGGTACTGCAAGAAGCTCAACAAGGACTTGCTAATGAGGACATTAAGCCTAGATACGGATGAGGACGGCGATGTGGCTACTTTGAAACCGGCAAATGCCTGTCTACGGACATCAAGGAGCGACGACACATTGCTGACGACGGACTTGAGCGAGGACGGGTGCGTCTCTTTGTCTTCTTGGAGTAAGGGGTTCCACAGCATGTACCAAGAGCTGACGGTCAACCCCGTATCAAACAGACCTTGTCCAATGACCGTCATACGAATGGATTCCTCTATACAGTATGGGCCTTTCAAAACCGTCCTGAGGTTCCTTTACACGGGACAGCTGGACGAAAACGAAAAAGGTCTCATGCGAGTGGCACAGATCGCAGAGATTCTGGAAGTCTTCGACCTGCGCATGATGGTggaaaatattacaaataaagaaGCCTTTATGAACCAGGAGATCACAAAAGCATTCCACGTCCGAAAAGCAAATAGGATAAAGGAGTGTCTTTCCAAAGCCACCTTTTCAG ATGTGACGTTTAAGTTGGATGATGGAAGCATCAGTGCCCATAAGCCACTACTAATCTGCAGTTGTGAATGGATGTCGGCCATGTTCGGGGGATCATTTATAGAGAGCGCAAGTAATGAG GTTGTTCTTCCCAATGTGAGCAAAGCATCAATGCAAGCCATACTCGATTACCTATATACCAAGCAGCTGGCAGGCACTTCAGAAATGGACCCCCTTGAGCTGATCGCAGTTGCCAACAGAATGTGCCTTCCTCACCTCGTGGCACTTACAG AACATCATGCTGTCCAGGAACTGACCAAGGCTGCGGTCAGCGGCACTGATATCGACTATGAAGTTCTCACTTACCTGGAACTTGCTCAG ttccACAATGCGCATCAGCTGGCAGCCTGGTGTTTGCATCACGTCTGCACCAACTACAACAGCGTTTGCGCCAAGTTCCGCAAGGAGATTAAAGCGAAATCCCCAG aaaatcaGGAATATTTCGAGAGACAGCGCTGGCCACCGGTATGGTACCTGAAGGAAGAGGACCACTACCAACGGGTGAAAAAAGAAAGGGAGAAAGAAGATCACGCGCTGCATAAACATCGCTCCAAACGCAAGTGGTGCTTCTGGAATTCCTCTTCGGCTGCGTTCGCCTGA